The DNA window TGTATCGTAGATAAGAAATGGTACTCTTATAAGTTATAAGTAGTACAATAGTTACGATGATACATGTtgccaataaaaataatatattcgCATAATAATGGTTTTAGTTAATAAAGCTACTAAAAATATTGAGCAATAAGTTGTATGCTATGTCTACATATAGTTATGAccattacaatttacaaatcaTTTCTCGATCATGAAATGAATAATGGTCAAATAAAAGTACAATTTGCTTTTCTGATCCATTGTCCGTGATCAATAATTGTCATcgtaattattatattatatacttattatattatcttatataaattttagtcttgtttgtaatttaattaaatctagtTGATGTATGCTCGATCGggagtaaaatattagtatgatatgttataagaatatcaatagtagattagtagtagtatttataatagtcgattatgtttattttacattatcaACATTAATCATCCAAACTTTTTGGCCATCATCTTAATTAAGCATTTTACACATTGATTGAAAGCGAACACTCTAATCAATTGAGCTATTCTTCAGCCTCATTTTATTAGCATATTAGTAAGAAAACTGTCTAATCAGTAGCTTGTAGTAATTGAAAAGAAACACATTTAGCTAGAGAGACATAACCATAGTAAAGATGTTTAGCCATTTGTGCACCTTCCACAAATGCATTAAACTATTACAAGCATGAATTTATGTTATAATGTTGAAGTAAGATTTTCTAGCTACAGATCAACTGTAACagttaaaactaattttaaacaTCAGCTCAATAGCTACCTGCCGGCGGTGGAACCGCGGCATACTGCTTGTCCACAACCTCGATAAGCTTGTTCGCCACCGCGCTCGCGTACACAATCGAACCCTCGCAAATCTGCACATCATCAAACGATTGAATacaatggagagagaaaaaagtggttgaatCAAATGAAATAGCAATGTATTAAACCTTGGAGTTGAAAAGATAACTGTAGTAGTCCCCAATAAGGCCACCAGCAACATGGTGGAGATCGAGCTGCAATTCATCAAGCACCTTGGATACAAACAGCAAGCAGTTGATCCTCTTCTGCTGCACCAGCTTCACCGTGATCTCGTCGTCGATGATCCGCACATCCACCTCCGTGTTCTTCGACTTCCTGTGCAGCCACGAGCTCCGCAGCGAGGATCCATTCATGTCACCAACGCATTTCGATTCGCCTTCATGCTCCTCCATCTTCGGCCGCTTCAGCCTCTCCCTCGCGCATCTCTTCTTCTCCACCAAACCTTTCAGCTCCGCCACCGTCATCTTCAGCTCGTCGATGTACCGGATCGCGTCGCCAACGATCGACGCTCTATCATTCTTCAATTTCCAATTTTCAGTTTCAGTCACAATCAGTTGAATTTTACCCAAATTGACGAGATTCATGAGATTAATCGATTGATTTCATACCTTAGTTGGAGTAGGAACCAAGGATCTGAGCGCTTGGTACTTATCATTCAACAGCACTCTCCGATGCTTCTCCGTCGCGAAATGCTTCGCGTCTTTGATTCCGTCTCGATTTTTACCGCCGATCTCGGCCGCGTTGAACTCATAGACACGATCAACGCCGTTTTGGTACAGACCGACGTTTGGCTCTCTCTCGTCAACGCCGTTAGTGAAGAGACCTCCGCCGAGCGAGTAAACCCCTCCGCCGTGGGGGAGAGAGTGGAAGAGCTCTCTGAGGAGAGGCGGCTGAGGAGGGAGATTCAGCGGCAGGAGAGGATCGTAGAGGACGCCGCTCGAGGCGGAGGATCCGTCGGCGGAGGGGCTGACGTTGACGTTGACGTCGCCGAGCAGCCCGAGCGAGGCGAGGAAAGCCGGGGATTTCTGCGAGAAGTTGGGGAGGAGAGACGAGCGCGGGAGGGGGAATATGTTGAGCAAATCGGGGGCGTCGGCAACCATGGAAGATGCGGCGGCGTACATTTGGTTGAAATCGGCCGCCGGATTCTGCGATTGGTGGTG is part of the Salvia hispanica cultivar TCC Black 2014 unplaced genomic scaffold, UniMelb_Shisp_WGS_1.0 HiC_scaffold_260, whole genome shotgun sequence genome and encodes:
- the LOC125198790 gene encoding transcription factor bHLH91-like isoform X2, producing MYNQENGDFDQSSISHGSGMSQVENAFSQNHFSMEEQSYPQNDVAAAVAAASALEMELQQQLEIEQCYNNKSGAEIPQDSSSWQEIAGFNAENGHYHHQSQNPAADFNQMYAAASSMVADAPDLLNIFPLPRSSLLPNFSQKSPAFLASLGLLGDVNVNVSPSADGSSASSGVLYDPLLPLNLPPQPPLLRELFHSLPHGGGVYSLGGGLFTNGVDEREPNVGLYQNGVDRVYEFNAAEIGGKNRDGIKDAKHFATEKHRRVLLNDKYQALRSLVPTPTKNDRASIVGDAIRYIDELKMTVAELKGLVEKKRCARERLKRPKMEEHEGESKCVGDMNGSSLRSSWLHRKSKNTEVDVRIIDDEITVKLVQQKRINCLLFVSKVLDELQLDLHHVAGGLIGDYYSYLFNSKICEGSIVYASAVANKLIEVVDKQYAAVPPPAGSY
- the LOC125198790 gene encoding transcription factor bHLH91-like isoform X1; amino-acid sequence: MLSSIPSVLTVFFSFSFTEINRKMYNQENGDFDQSSISHGSGMSQVENAFSQNHFSMEEQSYPQNDVAAAVAAASALEMELQQQLEIEQCYNNKSGAEIPQDSSSWQEIAGFNAENGHYHHQSQNPAADFNQMYAAASSMVADAPDLLNIFPLPRSSLLPNFSQKSPAFLASLGLLGDVNVNVSPSADGSSASSGVLYDPLLPLNLPPQPPLLRELFHSLPHGGGVYSLGGGLFTNGVDEREPNVGLYQNGVDRVYEFNAAEIGGKNRDGIKDAKHFATEKHRRVLLNDKYQALRSLVPTPTKNDRASIVGDAIRYIDELKMTVAELKGLVEKKRCARERLKRPKMEEHEGESKCVGDMNGSSLRSSWLHRKSKNTEVDVRIIDDEITVKLVQQKRINCLLFVSKVLDELQLDLHHVAGGLIGDYYSYLFNSKICEGSIVYASAVANKLIEVVDKQYAAVPPPAGSY